The proteins below come from a single Microtus pennsylvanicus isolate mMicPen1 chromosome 13, mMicPen1.hap1, whole genome shotgun sequence genomic window:
- the Akr1a1 gene encoding aldo-keto reductase family 1 member A1 isoform X2 codes for MASCVLLHTGQKMPLIGLGTWKSEPGQVKAAIKHALSVGYRHIDCAAVYGNETEIGEALKENVGPGKAVPREELFVTSKLWNTKHHPEDVEGALRKTLADLQLEYLDLYLIHWPHAFERGDNPFPKNADGTMRYDSIHYKDTWKALEALVAKGLVKALGLSNFNSRQIDDILSVASVRPAVLQVECHPYLAQNELIAHCQARGLEVTAYSPLGSSDRAWRHPNEPVLLEDPVVLALAEKHGRSPAQILLRWQVQRKVICVPKSVTPSRILQNIQVFDFTFSPEEMKQLDALNKNWRYIVPMITILHSILLPQPTKFWATPSSASVVPFS; via the exons ATGGCTTCCTGTGTCCTCCTGCACACTGGACAGAAGATGCCTCTGATTGGGCTGGGGACATGGAAGAGTGAGCCTGGCCAG GTGAAAGCAGCTATCAAGCACGCCCTTAGTGTAGGCTACCGTCATATTGATTGTGCTGCTGTCTATGGCAACGAGACCGAGATTGGGGAGGCCCTGAAGGAGAATGTGGGACCAGGCAAG GCAGTGCCTCGAGAGGAGCTGTTTGTGACATCCAAGCTGTGGAACACTAAGCACCACCCTGAGGATGTAGAAGGTGCCCTTCGGAAGACACTGGCTGACCTCCAGTTGGAGTATCTGGACCTCTATTTGATACATTGGCCTCACGCCTTCGA GCGGGGAGACAATCCCTTTCCCAAGAATGCCGATGGGACCATGCGATATGACTCCATCCACTATAAGGACACCTGGAAGGCTCTGGAGGCACTGGTGGCAAAGGGGCTGGTGAAAGCACTGGGCTTGTCCAACTTCAACAGTCGGCAGATTGATGATATCCTCAGTGTGGCCTCTGTGCGCCCAGCTGTCTTGCAG GTGGAATGCCATCCATACCTGGCCCAGAATGAGCTCATTGCCCACTGTCAAGCACGAGGCTTGGAGGTGACTGCATATAGCCCCTTGGGATCCTCTGATCGTGCTTGGCGCCATCCCAATGAGCCAGTCCTGCTTGAGGATCCAGTGGTCTTGGCACTTGCTGAAAAACATGGCCGGTCTCCAGCTCAGATCTTGCTCAG ATGGCAGGTTCAGCGGAAAGTAATCTGCGTCCCCAAAAGCGTCACTCCTTCGCGTATCCTTCAGAACATTCAG GTGTTTGATTTCACCTTTAGCCCCGAGGAGATGAAGCAATTAGATGCTCTGAACAAAAATTGGCGGTATATTGTGCCCATGATTACG ATTTTACACtccattctcttgcctcagcctaccAAGTTCTGGGCTACACCAAGCTCTGCTTCAGTGGTCCCATTCTCTTGA
- the Akr1a1 gene encoding aldo-keto reductase family 1 member A1 isoform X3, with the protein MASCVLLHTGQKMPLIGLGTWKSEPGQVKAAIKHALSVGYRHIDCAAVYGNETEIGEALKENVGPGKAVPREELFVTSKLWNTKHHPEDVEGALRKTLADLQLEYLDLYLIHWPHAFERGDNPFPKNADGTMRYDSIHYKDTWKALEALVAKGLVKALGLSNFNSRQIDDILSVASVRPAVLQVECHPYLAQNELIAHCQARGLEVTAYSPLGSSDRAWRHPNEPVLLEDPVVLALAEKHGRSPAQILLRWQVQRKVICVPKSVTPSRILQNIQVFDFTFSPEEMKQLDALNKNWRYIVPMITVDGKMVPRDAGHPLYPFNDPY; encoded by the exons ATGGCTTCCTGTGTCCTCCTGCACACTGGACAGAAGATGCCTCTGATTGGGCTGGGGACATGGAAGAGTGAGCCTGGCCAG GTGAAAGCAGCTATCAAGCACGCCCTTAGTGTAGGCTACCGTCATATTGATTGTGCTGCTGTCTATGGCAACGAGACCGAGATTGGGGAGGCCCTGAAGGAGAATGTGGGACCAGGCAAG GCAGTGCCTCGAGAGGAGCTGTTTGTGACATCCAAGCTGTGGAACACTAAGCACCACCCTGAGGATGTAGAAGGTGCCCTTCGGAAGACACTGGCTGACCTCCAGTTGGAGTATCTGGACCTCTATTTGATACATTGGCCTCACGCCTTCGA GCGGGGAGACAATCCCTTTCCCAAGAATGCCGATGGGACCATGCGATATGACTCCATCCACTATAAGGACACCTGGAAGGCTCTGGAGGCACTGGTGGCAAAGGGGCTGGTGAAAGCACTGGGCTTGTCCAACTTCAACAGTCGGCAGATTGATGATATCCTCAGTGTGGCCTCTGTGCGCCCAGCTGTCTTGCAG GTGGAATGCCATCCATACCTGGCCCAGAATGAGCTCATTGCCCACTGTCAAGCACGAGGCTTGGAGGTGACTGCATATAGCCCCTTGGGATCCTCTGATCGTGCTTGGCGCCATCCCAATGAGCCAGTCCTGCTTGAGGATCCAGTGGTCTTGGCACTTGCTGAAAAACATGGCCGGTCTCCAGCTCAGATCTTGCTCAG ATGGCAGGTTCAGCGGAAAGTAATCTGCGTCCCCAAAAGCGTCACTCCTTCGCGTATCCTTCAGAACATTCAG GTGTTTGATTTCACCTTTAGCCCCGAGGAGATGAAGCAATTAGATGCTCTGAACAAAAATTGGCGGTATATTGTGCCCATGATTACG GTGGATGGGAAGATGGTCCCCAGAGATGCTGGACACCCTCTGTATCCCTTTAATGACCCATACTGA
- the Akr1a1 gene encoding aldo-keto reductase family 1 member A1 isoform X1, translating to MASCVLLHTGQKMPLIGLGTWKSEPGQVKAAIKHALSVGYRHIDCAAVYGNETEIGEALKENVGPGKAVPREELFVTSKLWNTKHHPEDVEGALRKTLADLQLEYLDLYLIHWPHAFERGDNPFPKNADGTMRYDSIHYKDTWKALEALVAKGLVKALGLSNFNSRQIDDILSVASVRPAVLQVECHPYLAQNELIAHCQARGLEVTAYSPLGSSDRAWRHPNEPVLLEDPVVLALAEKHGRSPAQILLRWQVQRKVICVPKSVTPSRILQNIQVFDFTFSPEEMKQLDALNKNWRYIVPMITADFTLHSLASAYQVLGYTKLCFSGPILLKLGKISMTQVDGKMVPRDAGHPLYPFNDPY from the exons ATGGCTTCCTGTGTCCTCCTGCACACTGGACAGAAGATGCCTCTGATTGGGCTGGGGACATGGAAGAGTGAGCCTGGCCAG GTGAAAGCAGCTATCAAGCACGCCCTTAGTGTAGGCTACCGTCATATTGATTGTGCTGCTGTCTATGGCAACGAGACCGAGATTGGGGAGGCCCTGAAGGAGAATGTGGGACCAGGCAAG GCAGTGCCTCGAGAGGAGCTGTTTGTGACATCCAAGCTGTGGAACACTAAGCACCACCCTGAGGATGTAGAAGGTGCCCTTCGGAAGACACTGGCTGACCTCCAGTTGGAGTATCTGGACCTCTATTTGATACATTGGCCTCACGCCTTCGA GCGGGGAGACAATCCCTTTCCCAAGAATGCCGATGGGACCATGCGATATGACTCCATCCACTATAAGGACACCTGGAAGGCTCTGGAGGCACTGGTGGCAAAGGGGCTGGTGAAAGCACTGGGCTTGTCCAACTTCAACAGTCGGCAGATTGATGATATCCTCAGTGTGGCCTCTGTGCGCCCAGCTGTCTTGCAG GTGGAATGCCATCCATACCTGGCCCAGAATGAGCTCATTGCCCACTGTCAAGCACGAGGCTTGGAGGTGACTGCATATAGCCCCTTGGGATCCTCTGATCGTGCTTGGCGCCATCCCAATGAGCCAGTCCTGCTTGAGGATCCAGTGGTCTTGGCACTTGCTGAAAAACATGGCCGGTCTCCAGCTCAGATCTTGCTCAG ATGGCAGGTTCAGCGGAAAGTAATCTGCGTCCCCAAAAGCGTCACTCCTTCGCGTATCCTTCAGAACATTCAG GTGTTTGATTTCACCTTTAGCCCCGAGGAGATGAAGCAATTAGATGCTCTGAACAAAAATTGGCGGTATATTGTGCCCATGATTACG gcAGATTTTACACtccattctcttgcctcagcctaccAAGTTCTGGGCTACACCAAGCTCTGCTTCAGTGGTCCCATTCTCTTGAAGTTGGGGAAAATTAGTATGACTCAG GTGGATGGGAAGATGGTCCCCAGAGATGCTGGACACCCTCTGTATCCCTTTAATGACCCATACTGA